In Microbacterium lushaniae, the following are encoded in one genomic region:
- a CDS encoding methyltransferase domain-containing protein, protein MNLRERDAALTELMDDPACDPGLLAATYRRFGVVNRLVSGWGTVWRTTLRPHLSGLGRPARVLDLGSGGGDLAERLVALARRDGLEISVTGADPDPRAHAAAAARERSGVRFVCIDSRALVDAGERYDAVVSNHVLHHLDASSLASFMADSRALSRGIAVHSDIARSPVAYGLYAVGITPLAPGTFLRTDGLRSIRRSYRREELERTLGDGWHVSQPAPFRVLAEARGDA, encoded by the coding sequence ATGAATCTGCGCGAACGCGACGCCGCGCTGACCGAGCTCATGGACGACCCGGCGTGCGACCCGGGGCTGCTCGCGGCGACCTACCGGCGGTTCGGCGTCGTGAACCGCCTCGTCTCGGGGTGGGGCACGGTGTGGCGGACGACCCTGCGGCCCCACTTGAGCGGGCTGGGCCGGCCGGCCCGCGTGCTGGATCTGGGGTCGGGCGGCGGCGACCTCGCCGAGCGACTGGTGGCGCTCGCCCGGCGCGACGGGCTCGAGATCTCCGTCACCGGCGCCGATCCCGATCCGCGGGCGCACGCCGCAGCCGCCGCGCGTGAGCGCTCCGGCGTGCGGTTCGTGTGCATCGACTCGCGCGCGCTCGTGGACGCGGGCGAGCGGTACGACGCCGTGGTGTCCAACCATGTCCTGCACCACCTCGACGCCTCATCGCTCGCGTCGTTCATGGCCGACTCGCGGGCGCTCTCGCGCGGCATCGCGGTGCACAGCGACATCGCCCGCAGCCCGGTGGCGTACGGCCTGTACGCCGTCGGGATCACGCCGCTGGCGCCGGGCACGTTCCTGCGCACCGACGGGCTCCGCTCCATCCGCCGCAGCTACCGCCGGGAGGAGCTGGAGCGCACCCTCGGCGACGGGTGGCACGTGTCGCAGCCGGCTCCCTTCCGGGTGCTCGCGGAGGCGCGCGGCGATGCCTGA